Below is a genomic region from Balneolaceae bacterium.
AGCGGCAGGTACCGCAGGGTATGTAGGATGTGAGCATTCATAATGGTCTCCGTTCTGGATGTTGTGGTTGGGTTGATATCGTTACTGTTCGTTTTCCGAGGCCAGGTACTCGACGATCGAGCGGGCCTGTTCGCGGGTCAAATTCTGGTTGGGCATGGGTGTGAGGAACTGGGAAAGCATTTTCTTGGCTTCCGGATGTTCCTTGACCATACCCTCGGGATTGAGGATCATATTCATGACGAATGTGGGGCTGCGCGTTTCGAAGATGTCGCCAAGAGCCGGTCCCACATACCGCTCACTCATCTTGTGGCAGGCCGAGCATTTGGTTCTGAAAACCTCGGCGCCCGCCTCCACCATCTCGGGGTCGAGGGATTCGAGGGTGATGACTTCGTCCACCGGTCCGACGCCGTGCTCCAGTTCAAATTCCGACAGACCGGACGAGGTTGCCGCGGCTTCCGAAGAGGATTCGGATTCGTTGCTTTCCGTAGAGTCACCGCTGCAGCCGCCCAGGAGCAGGGCCGTCACGATTATCCATCCTGATAGTTTCATTGGCGTATTCATGTCAGTCTGATCCGAGTTTTGAGGTTCTGGTTCTAAGTCCCTGTTATTAAGTAATAAAGAGTATTATATCTTATTTAAGTCCAAAAAAATCACTCCCAGTCAAAGTCACCGTCGGCTGTTATGCGCAGGTTCATCACCTTTCCTTTTTTGGCCAGCTCCACCAGGTTGGTGGTCTCCAGCATGGTCCGGATGCCGTCGCGCGTGCCTGCCCATTTATCATGCAGCGGACATGGTTTTCCCGATCCGCAGCCCGGCAGGCCCAGGGCACACTCGGTGAACAGCTCTCTGCCGTCAATGGCTACCACGATATCAAACAGGTTCACCTCACCTCCCGGCCTGGTAAGCCGTACACCCCCGTTGGGGCCCTTGTGCGATTCCACAAGTCCCGCTGCGTTGAGCTGCTGCAGGATCTTGGTCAGGAAATGAAAGGAAATATCCAGCCTCCCACTCATCTCCCTGATGGAGGTATAGGGCCCGTTGCTGTGAGAGGCCAGGTAGAGGCCCGCCCTCAGCCCATAAACACATGACTTGGAAAGAAGCATGGCGCCTTATTAAGTATTAAGAGTCTTTAGTCTTAATTTACGGCTTCCCGGGACAAGTGCAAAACTTTTTTCAAGTCTGTACATGCCTTAATCGCCACGCTGTAACTGAAAGGACGAGAAAGGCTGGTACCTGCTGAAGGTGCACGAGGGACTCACCGTCGCCGAATACGACTCCATGGCGCTTACCGCGAACGATCTGGGCATGCCCTACGGGGGACACATTCCCAACGAGGTGGGCCTGAAACATGCCCTGCAGGCCGGCCAGCAGACGGTGGACCACCTGGAAGGGTGCCTGGAGTTCATGGGCGCCATGGAAAGCCCGGCCACCGAGGCGCAGATTCGCAGGGCGGTAAACCTCTCCCTGGAGACCGGCGTCTGGACTGGATTTCCAACGTGCAGTCTGATACCGATCCCGAAACGGCTGAAATCATGGCCGACAACCGCCTGCGCGACCTGGCGGGCGTGATGGTGGGAGCGACTAGCCCCCCCCTACAGCCCGAGGGTGTAGGTGAATTTCAGAAGAAGAGCGCGTCCCCGGGATATGGGGCGTCGCGGCACGCCCGGGTCGAGCACCTCCCGCTCGGTGTTGAGTTGCTCGTTGTAGACCAGCCAGAGGTCCCTTCCCTCTCCGAAGTTGTAGCGCACCCTAAGGTTGGCCGCCACCAGCTCGGCCACGTTGCTGTACTGCACAAAGGCGTTGCCCGACAGCCGGCGATTTGCGGCCATCTGGGTACGCAGACGTACGATGTGGGCGTCGTAGGATTGTCCCCGTCCCGGGAAACGCAGGGCGTTGAAGGAATAGGTACCTCCCAGCTCCAGGTGCTCTGAGACGTTCCAGACCGGTTCGGCCGAAAATCCCCAGCGGTGTCCGTCGTAGAAAGAACCTGCACTGACCGTCAGGTTGGTGCGCAGCAGCCGGTAGGGGGCCATCTGGAAGCGGGCCTCCCCGCCTATAAAGCGGTACGCACCCTCAGGGACTTCAGTCCCGGGAAGGAAAGAGACGTCCCGCCGAAGGTCTTCGTAGCGCCCCTCCAGGGAGAAGTTTAGTTCCGCCCCAGACATCATCGCAAGTTCGCCGGATAGCTCCAGGCTGCCCGTCTCCAGGCTTCCGTCGGGATTGCGTACGTAGGACGAGCCCGACAGGCCGGCCTGCCATCGCCTCAGCCCATCACCCTGCTCCAGCAGGCGCGCGAAATTGGCCGACAGGCTGCCCGAGGTGAAATCCCTGCGTGTTACAAAACCCACGCCCGGATCAAAATTACGGCCGGAGCGGGCGAAGGAGGCCGAATAGAAGAAGCCCTGGTTGCGGCGGTTGGACCAGTCCACGCTCAGGAAACCGGTATCGCCGGGGTCGCCACGCTGCCCGGCCGTCAGCCCGTCGTAGAAGGTCTGGGCATAGCGCAGGGTGGCGTAGTCATTGCCTGTCACCCGCAACACCCCGTCCATCCCGTAGGCCACGTTGTGGCCGGCCTCGGAGAGGCGGCTGGTCAGCATGGCGCCCAGGTAGGAGTTTTCGTTGAAAACCCGGCGCTTGAGACGCAGCACCCCGAAATTCTCGGAGGGCAGGTTGTCGCTGTCGGCTGTCTGCATATTGAGCAGGCCCAGATCCCACTCTCCGGTACGGCCCGTCAGGCGGCCGCCTCCCCAGATGCGTATAGGGGTCCCCTCGGCATCCAGACCGATGCGGCGGCTGAAAAAGAGCTGGTCCCTTCCCCCCAGGCTGAAGCTAAAAATGGAGGCGCGCTCCTGGAAGAACTGCCGCTTCTCCGGGAAAAAGAGGGGAAAGCGTGTGAGGTTGACCTGCTGGTCGTCGGCCTCCACCTGGGCGAAGTCGGTGTTGAAGGTGGCGTCCAGCGTCAGGTTGGAGCTCAGATTGTACTTCAGGTCGAAGCCTGCCTCCCGGGTAAAGTCGTTGTGCGCCTCCCAGGCAGAAGAGGACGCGCTGTATGCGGCCTGGCGTTCCAGTCCTCCCAGCAGATAGGGACTCAGGTAGAGGGGGCGCCGGCTCTCCACGCCTTCCAGCACTACGTCGCGGGCCTGGGATGGCTTGGCGAAGGCCAGTCCCCACTCGGGCGGTATGGCAGGATAGATGTGGCGGCGCACGCCCCTGGAAAGGTAGCGGTAGGTAATGAACCCAATTTCAGCCCGCCCGTCGCGCACCTGCAGCCCGATACTGGAAAAGGGTATGCGCATCTCGGCGAACCATCCCTCGGAAGTGCGGGTGGTCTCCACCTCCCAGTGGGTGTTCCAGGTGTCGTTCATGGGCCTGCCCGACGAGAAGTCGGCGTCGTTGGAGATGGCCATGTCAACGCGCACGCCGGCGGGATTGGTGAAAAACCAGAGGGCGTTCTCGTTATCGTTGAAGGGGTCCACCACCAGGGCGAAGGTGTCGTCCTCGCTGTAATCGTCCCGCGAGAGCGTATTCACGCGGATATCGGACGGATCGGAGGTGTATAACTCGCCCGCTACATAAAGATGGTTGCCGTCGTGGGCTACACGGATGAGGGTTCTGTCGGACATCTCCCCGCGGAAGACCGGCTCGAACATGACCAGGGGGAGGGGATCGATGCGGCGCCATGCGTCCTCGTCGATCTTACCGTCAAGGGTCACCGGCCCACTGAGCCTGGGAATAGGATTTTTCAGGGAGTCGGCCGGCTGGGCCGGAAGACCGTAAGGAATAAGCGCCACAAGCAGCGCCGCAGCCGAAAGTTGTTTGAAACAGTACATAGGTTTCGCTGTCGAAGGAGGTTCTGCGTGGCTTAAGAAAAGCATTCGCGGGAAGAGATGCTGTAGCGGACGGAAAAACGCAGACACAAAAAAGGGGATCCCGGTAGGTGGCCGGGTTCTCCGCCCCTTCATCCGCTCCATGTGATGATTCATCCTTGACACGTCGGGTCTCGTTCCCAAATAGGGGCAAAGCTATGAAAATCTTCCTAACGTCCGCCCTACACAACCACAACCCTGCATACACGCCCCCGGCGGATGTCGCCAACAAGGAAAGCCTCTTCGGCCGCAGACCAGGCCAGGGCCTCGGCGTGAAAATCCTCCTCGGCCAGCTCCATGAAAGGACGGCTGGACTGCAGCGGACGGTTCCGACGGCGGATCTCTGCCTGCAGGTGCCGGTAGGCGGCAAGACCGCGCAGCTCCTCGAAGTCGGGATCGACGGCGAATGCGCTGTCGGCGTAGAGCCTGCTGCGCGCGTCAAGCAGCGCCAGGGAGCGCTCGCTTTCGTCTCGCAGGGCCAGGGCGGCGGCCAGGTTGTAGCTCAACACGGGATGCCAGGGACGCAGGGAATCGGCGCGGCCGGCCGCCCGGTAGAATCCCTCCGTGTCGCCTTTACCGTAGGCCTCCATGCTCTCCCGGTAGTAGTCACCCGCGCTCTTCTGGGCGCGTGCGGTCAGCAGGGTGCCGCCGAGCAGGAGCAGAAGGGAGACGGCTTTGAAGAAGGTGCAACGGATCATGATCTTCGATAGGATTTCCGGTTGCACCCAAGGTAGGCAAATACGCGACTTGCCGAATCCCGCATGGCGCGAATC
It encodes:
- a CDS encoding cytochrome c, translated to MKLSGWIIVTALLLGGCSGDSTESNESESSSEAAATSSGLSEFELEHGVGPVDEVITLESLDPEMVEAGAEVFRTKCSACHKMSERYVGPALGDIFETRSPTFVMNMILNPEGMVKEHPEAKKMLSQFLTPMPNQNLTREQARSIVEYLASENEQ
- a CDS encoding Rrf2 family transcriptional regulator; protein product: MLLSKSCVYGLRAGLYLASHSNGPYTSIREMSGRLDISFHFLTKILQQLNAAGLVESHKGPNGGVRLTRPGGEVNLFDIVVAIDGRELFTECALGLPGCGSGKPCPLHDKWAGTRDGIRTMLETTNLVELAKKGKVMNLRITADGDFDWE
- a CDS encoding DUF5916 domain-containing protein; protein product: MYCFKQLSAAALLVALIPYGLPAQPADSLKNPIPRLSGPVTLDGKIDEDAWRRIDPLPLVMFEPVFRGEMSDRTLIRVAHDGNHLYVAGELYTSDPSDIRVNTLSRDDYSEDDTFALVVDPFNDNENALWFFTNPAGVRVDMAISNDADFSSGRPMNDTWNTHWEVETTRTSEGWFAEMRIPFSSIGLQVRDGRAEIGFITYRYLSRGVRRHIYPAIPPEWGLAFAKPSQARDVVLEGVESRRPLYLSPYLLGGLERQAAYSASSSAWEAHNDFTREAGFDLKYNLSSNLTLDATFNTDFAQVEADDQQVNLTRFPLFFPEKRQFFQERASIFSFSLGGRDQLFFSRRIGLDAEGTPIRIWGGGRLTGRTGEWDLGLLNMQTADSDNLPSENFGVLRLKRRVFNENSYLGAMLTSRLSEAGHNVAYGMDGVLRVTGNDYATLRYAQTFYDGLTAGQRGDPGDTGFLSVDWSNRRNQGFFYSASFARSGRNFDPGVGFVTRRDFTSGSLSANFARLLEQGDGLRRWQAGLSGSSYVRNPDGSLETGSLELSGELAMMSGAELNFSLEGRYEDLRRDVSFLPGTEVPEGAYRFIGGEARFQMAPYRLLRTNLTVSAGSFYDGHRWGFSAEPVWNVSEHLELGGTYSFNALRFPGRGQSYDAHIVRLRTQMAANRRLSGNAFVQYSNVAELVAANLRVRYNFGEGRDLWLVYNEQLNTEREVLDPGVPRRPISRGRALLLKFTYTLGL